A genomic stretch from Natronomonas gomsonensis includes:
- the phoU gene encoding phosphate signaling complex protein PhoU, whose amino-acid sequence MARKGFQEQLSELRENVLYMSEVVLERLRMGLQALEGKDESLAREVIEGDHEINEMYLELEKDCIDLFALQQPVAGDLRFIAASFKIITDLERVADLATNLGDYTLQAKRDLYPDVDVQGIGDAVIEMIDDSMTAYADEDIDACFEIDDRDDDVDAMCETASSTVVRDLIETEIDAESSDEEIESLMQEVSRLLLTIRDLERVGDHAVNIAARTLYMVDNSDELIY is encoded by the coding sequence ATGGCACGCAAGGGATTTCAGGAGCAACTCAGCGAGCTCCGAGAGAACGTCCTCTACATGAGCGAGGTCGTCCTCGAACGGCTCCGGATGGGACTCCAGGCACTCGAAGGGAAAGACGAATCGCTCGCCCGCGAGGTCATCGAAGGCGACCACGAAATCAACGAGATGTACCTCGAACTCGAGAAGGACTGCATCGACCTCTTCGCGCTCCAACAGCCGGTCGCCGGCGACCTCCGGTTCATCGCGGCATCGTTCAAAATCATCACCGACCTCGAACGCGTCGCCGACCTCGCGACCAATCTCGGCGACTACACGTTGCAGGCGAAACGCGACCTCTACCCCGACGTCGACGTACAGGGTATCGGCGACGCCGTCATCGAGATGATAGACGACTCGATGACGGCCTACGCCGACGAGGATATCGACGCGTGTTTCGAAATCGACGACCGAGACGACGACGTCGACGCGATGTGTGAGACCGCCTCCAGTACCGTCGTCCGAGACCTCATCGAGACGGAAATCGACGCCGAATCCTCCGACGAGGAAATCGAGTCGCTGATGCAGGAGGTCTCACGGCTCCTCCTCACCATCCGTGACCTCGAGCGCGTCGGCGACCACGCGGTCAACATCGCCGCGCGGACGCTGTACATGGTCGACAACAGCGACGAACTCATCTATTGA
- a CDS encoding cysteine hydrolase family protein — MPFRDYETLNLDAAALVLVDVQRGFDDDRWGERNNPDAERHIAELLGEWRESGRPIYHVKHDSTERDSPLRPGRPGNEFKPEAEPRGDEAVVEKRVNSAFIGTDLERRLRDAGVERLVVAGFTTDHCVSTTTRMAENLGFEVYLVSDASVTFDREFDGTRYAAEQNHRLALAQLSEEFATVVETATLLAALEANS, encoded by the coding sequence ATGCCGTTTCGGGACTACGAGACGTTGAATCTGGACGCCGCCGCGCTCGTGCTCGTCGACGTACAGCGGGGGTTCGACGACGACCGCTGGGGCGAGCGGAACAACCCCGATGCGGAGCGCCACATCGCGGAGCTGTTGGGCGAGTGGCGCGAGAGCGGCCGCCCCATCTATCACGTCAAACACGACTCGACGGAACGGGATTCGCCGCTGCGTCCGGGCCGCCCCGGAAACGAGTTCAAGCCCGAAGCCGAACCCCGAGGCGACGAAGCCGTCGTCGAAAAGCGGGTCAACAGCGCCTTCATCGGAACCGACCTCGAACGTCGACTGCGCGATGCGGGCGTCGAACGGCTCGTCGTCGCCGGCTTCACCACCGACCACTGCGTGTCGACGACGACCCGCATGGCCGAGAACCTCGGCTTCGAAGTGTATCTCGTCAGCGACGCCTCCGTCACCTTCGACCGCGAGTTCGACGGCACTCGATACGCCGCCGAGCAGAACCACCGACTCGCCCTCGCACAACTCTCCGAGGAGTTCGCGACCGTCGTCGAGACCGCGACGCTCTTGGCGGCGCTGGAAGCCAACTCGTAG
- the fer gene encoding ferredoxin Fer, translating to MPTVEYLNYEVLDDHGWDIDDDGLFDEAADAGLDDEDYGTLDVAEGEYILESAEAQGFDWPFSCRAGACANCAAIVKEGEIDMDMQQILSDEEVEEKGVRLTCIGSPAADTVKIVYNAKHLDYLQNRVI from the coding sequence ATGCCCACGGTAGAATACCTCAATTACGAAGTGCTGGACGACCACGGCTGGGACATCGACGACGACGGCCTCTTCGATGAGGCCGCCGACGCCGGCCTCGACGACGAGGACTACGGCACGCTCGATGTCGCGGAGGGTGAGTACATCCTCGAATCCGCCGAGGCGCAGGGCTTCGACTGGCCCTTCTCCTGCCGCGCCGGTGCGTGTGCGAACTGCGCGGCCATCGTCAAGGAGGGCGAAATCGACATGGACATGCAGCAGATCCTCTCCGACGAGGAAGTCGAAGAGAAGGGCGTTCGCCTGACCTGTATCGGCAGCCCCGCTGCCGATACGGTCAAAATCGTTTACAACGCCAAACACCTCGACTACCTGCAGAACCGCGTCATCTAA
- the larC gene encoding nickel pincer cofactor biosynthesis protein LarC yields the protein MKTLAFDGRTGASGDMVLGALVAAGADPEVLSPVEDALDVTYRIGETTKNGIRAATVDVLVDGDGHEHTHNHTHEHDHNHEHGHEHGHDHTHEHEHTHAEGHGPNRTYAECRDIVTEMGLPEAVEADAKAVFRLLGEAESRVHGTDLEATHFHEVGADDAIADIVGAALLFDDLDVDRVVTTPVAAGGGETSMSHGVYPVPTPAVTYIAEAAAWELQGGPLDEELLTPTGAAILAHFAEGVDSLPSMDIDSGGYGAGSKSFEDHPNVLRAMVGGSKGGLKHDDIRVLETNLDDASPEMLGGLQKTLTDAGARDVTIVPATMKKSRPGHLVKVIVKPEDVASVARRLAEETGTLGVRETAAGHRWIAERSFETVELDIGGETFDVSVKIAADDAGEVYDVSAEYDDAAAVANATDLAIREVVRRAETAYRQEYDSR from the coding sequence ATGAAAACGCTCGCCTTCGACGGCCGAACCGGCGCAAGCGGCGATATGGTCCTCGGCGCGCTGGTGGCGGCTGGCGCCGACCCCGAGGTGCTCTCGCCCGTCGAGGACGCACTCGACGTGACCTACCGCATCGGCGAGACGACGAAGAACGGTATCCGAGCGGCGACCGTCGACGTGTTGGTGGACGGCGACGGCCACGAACACACTCACAACCATACTCACGAACACGACCACAACCACGAACATGGCCATGAACACGGCCACGACCATACTCACGAACACGAACACACCCACGCCGAGGGCCACGGCCCGAACCGGACCTACGCGGAGTGTCGGGACATCGTCACCGAGATGGGACTTCCAGAGGCCGTCGAAGCCGACGCCAAGGCGGTGTTCCGGCTGCTCGGGGAAGCCGAATCCCGAGTCCACGGGACCGACCTCGAAGCGACACACTTCCACGAGGTGGGGGCCGACGACGCCATCGCCGACATCGTCGGGGCGGCGCTGCTGTTCGACGACCTCGACGTCGACCGCGTGGTGACGACGCCGGTCGCCGCGGGTGGCGGCGAGACCTCGATGAGCCACGGCGTCTACCCGGTGCCGACGCCCGCCGTGACGTACATCGCCGAGGCGGCGGCGTGGGAACTGCAGGGCGGACCCCTCGACGAGGAACTCCTCACCCCGACGGGGGCGGCGATTCTCGCACACTTCGCCGAAGGCGTCGACTCCCTGCCGTCGATGGACATCGACAGCGGCGGCTACGGCGCTGGCAGCAAGTCCTTCGAGGACCACCCCAACGTCCTCCGGGCGATGGTCGGGGGGTCGAAGGGCGGGTTGAAACACGACGACATCCGCGTGCTGGAGACGAACCTCGACGACGCGAGTCCCGAGATGCTGGGCGGGCTCCAGAAAACGCTGACGGACGCGGGCGCACGGGACGTGACCATCGTTCCGGCGACGATGAAGAAATCCCGCCCCGGCCACCTCGTGAAGGTCATCGTCAAGCCCGAGGACGTGGCGTCGGTCGCGCGACGCCTCGCCGAGGAGACGGGAACACTGGGCGTCCGCGAGACGGCGGCGGGCCACCGATGGATAGCCGAGCGGTCCTTCGAGACGGTCGAACTCGACATCGGCGGCGAGACGTTCGATGTGTCGGTCAAAATCGCGGCCGACGACGCGGGCGAGGTGTACGACGTGAGCGCCGAGTACGACGACGCCGCGGCGGTCGCGAACGCCACCGACCTCGCGATTCGGGAAGTCGTTCGCCGCGCCGAGACGGCCTATCGGCAGGAGTACGACAGTCGGTAA
- a CDS encoding zinc-dependent alcohol dehydrogenase family protein translates to MRAAIYREPGDIAVEEVPKPEIEEPTDAIVRVTHTAVCGSDLWFYRGQRDREENSRVGHEPMGIVEEVGDDVRSVQPGDRVFAPFVVSCGECEFCRKGLHTSCRNGDSWNGDNGGAQGEYVRSPHADGTLVRVPERHADDEETLQALLPLTDVMGTGHHAAVSAGVDAGDTCIVIGDGAVGLCAVLAARRLGAERIVAMGHHEDRLELAESFGATETVSARGEEAVERARELTYGGSNHVLECVGAASSMETAIEVCRPGGTIGYVGVPLGVEEEGLDLYSMFGANISLRGGVAPVRAYAEELMADVLQGTLDPSPIFTKTVGMEGVPDGYRAMDERDAIKVLVNPQE, encoded by the coding sequence ATGCGCGCCGCTATCTATCGCGAACCGGGAGACATCGCCGTCGAAGAGGTGCCGAAACCCGAAATCGAGGAGCCGACCGACGCCATCGTCCGCGTCACTCACACTGCGGTCTGTGGGTCGGACCTGTGGTTCTATCGCGGCCAGCGGGACCGCGAGGAGAACTCCCGGGTCGGCCACGAACCGATGGGCATCGTCGAGGAAGTCGGCGACGATGTCCGGTCGGTCCAACCGGGCGACCGCGTGTTCGCGCCGTTCGTCGTCAGTTGCGGGGAGTGTGAGTTCTGCCGAAAGGGACTGCACACCTCCTGTCGGAACGGCGACTCCTGGAACGGCGACAACGGCGGCGCACAGGGCGAGTACGTCCGGTCGCCGCACGCCGACGGGACGCTCGTCCGGGTTCCCGAGCGGCACGCAGACGACGAGGAAACCCTGCAGGCACTGCTTCCGCTGACCGACGTGATGGGGACGGGCCACCACGCCGCGGTCAGCGCCGGGGTCGATGCGGGCGACACCTGCATCGTCATCGGCGACGGCGCAGTCGGACTGTGTGCCGTCCTCGCGGCGCGTCGACTCGGTGCCGAGCGCATCGTCGCGATGGGCCACCACGAGGACCGACTCGAACTCGCTGAATCCTTCGGTGCGACCGAGACGGTCTCGGCGCGCGGCGAGGAAGCCGTCGAGCGCGCCCGCGAACTCACCTACGGCGGTTCGAACCACGTTCTGGAGTGTGTCGGCGCGGCGTCGTCGATGGAGACCGCAATCGAGGTCTGTCGCCCGGGCGGCACCATCGGCTACGTCGGCGTCCCGCTCGGCGTCGAGGAGGAGGGACTCGACCTCTACTCGATGTTCGGCGCGAACATCTCGCTTCGGGGCGGCGTCGCACCGGTTCGTGCCTACGCCGAGGAACTGATGGCCGACGTACTCCAAGGGACGTTGGACCCCTCGCCGATTTTCACGAAGACGGTTGGAATGGAGGGGGTTCCGGACGGTTACCGCGCGATGGACGAACGGGACGCTATCAAGGTGTTGGTGAATCCACAGGAGTGA
- a CDS encoding CDC48 family AAA ATPase produces the protein MNEVQLEVAKAYPNDSGRGIARLDPDTLLHLKLSPGDIIEIEGADTTAAKVWRADRQDWNTDTVRIDGFTRQNADVGIGERVTIRKAEATKADKLVLAPPEEASVQFGSDAAGMVKRQILKRPVVERDIVPVMSSTNHPFMRSPGQAIPLIAVETEPDGVCLITEDTEVELREEPISGFEKTGGGITYEDIGGLGNEIQRVREMVELPMKHPQIFKKLGIEPPQGVLLHGPPGTGKTLLAKAVANETSASFFSIAGPEIISKYYGESEQQLREIFEDATEESPSIIFIDELDSIAPKREDVTGEVERRVVAQLLTMMDGLESRGQVIVIAATNRVDSVDPALRRPGRFDREIEIGVPDETGRKEILQIHTRGMPLADDVSLDHMADETHGFVGADIESLTKEAAMKALRRYLPEIDLDEEDIPPSLIDRMIIKRDDFRGALNEVDPSAMREVLVELPKISWDDVGGLDEAKGQVKESIEWPMNSPEKFQRMGVEPPKGVLLYGPPGTGKTLMAKAVANETNANFISVRGPQLLSKWVGESEKAIRQTFRKARQVAPTVIFFDELDSLAPGRGSDTGSNVSERVVNQLLTELDGLEEMGDVMVIGATNRPDMIDPALIRSGRFDRLVMIGEPDVEGREQILRIHTKDTPLSPDVSLRELAEITEGYVGSDLESIGREAAIQALREDDDAEAVEMRHFRQALESVRPTITDDIREYYEQVEDEFRGGGADTGRRQGGRIGFQ, from the coding sequence ATGAACGAGGTTCAACTGGAGGTCGCCAAGGCCTACCCGAACGACTCGGGGCGGGGCATCGCGCGACTCGACCCGGATACGCTTTTGCACCTAAAGCTGTCGCCGGGAGACATCATCGAAATCGAGGGTGCCGACACCACCGCCGCGAAGGTGTGGCGTGCCGACCGGCAGGACTGGAACACCGACACGGTGCGCATCGACGGGTTCACCCGGCAGAACGCCGACGTGGGCATCGGCGAGCGCGTCACCATCCGGAAGGCCGAGGCGACGAAGGCGGACAAACTCGTCCTCGCGCCGCCCGAGGAGGCGTCGGTGCAGTTCGGCTCCGACGCCGCGGGGATGGTCAAACGGCAGATTCTCAAGCGGCCGGTCGTCGAGCGCGACATCGTCCCCGTGATGAGTTCGACGAACCACCCGTTCATGCGCTCGCCGGGGCAGGCGATTCCGCTCATCGCCGTCGAGACCGAACCGGACGGCGTCTGTCTCATCACCGAAGACACCGAGGTCGAACTCCGGGAGGAACCGATTTCGGGCTTCGAGAAGACCGGCGGAGGAATCACCTACGAGGACATCGGCGGCCTCGGAAACGAGATTCAGCGGGTCCGAGAGATGGTCGAGTTGCCGATGAAACACCCCCAGATTTTCAAGAAACTGGGTATCGAGCCGCCACAGGGGGTGTTGTTGCATGGCCCGCCCGGCACCGGCAAGACCCTGCTGGCGAAGGCTGTCGCGAACGAGACCAGCGCCTCGTTCTTCTCCATCGCCGGCCCGGAAATCATCTCGAAGTACTACGGCGAGTCCGAACAGCAACTGCGGGAGATATTCGAGGACGCTACCGAGGAGTCGCCATCCATCATCTTCATCGACGAACTCGACTCCATCGCGCCGAAACGCGAGGACGTCACCGGCGAGGTCGAACGCCGCGTCGTCGCCCAACTGCTGACGATGATGGACGGACTGGAATCGCGCGGTCAGGTCATCGTCATCGCGGCGACGAACCGCGTCGATTCGGTCGACCCCGCCCTGCGTCGGCCGGGCCGTTTCGACCGCGAAATCGAAATCGGCGTCCCCGACGAGACTGGCCGGAAGGAGATCCTCCAGATTCACACTCGTGGGATGCCGCTGGCCGACGACGTGAGTCTCGACCACATGGCCGACGAGACCCACGGCTTCGTCGGCGCCGACATCGAGTCGCTGACGAAGGAAGCGGCGATGAAGGCGCTCCGTCGGTACCTGCCGGAAATCGACCTCGACGAGGAGGACATTCCGCCGAGTCTCATCGACCGGATGATAATCAAACGCGACGACTTCCGCGGTGCGCTCAACGAGGTCGACCCCTCGGCGATGCGGGAGGTGCTCGTCGAACTCCCCAAAATATCGTGGGACGATGTGGGCGGTCTCGACGAGGCGAAGGGGCAGGTCAAAGAGTCCATCGAGTGGCCGATGAACTCCCCCGAGAAGTTCCAGCGGATGGGCGTCGAACCGCCGAAAGGCGTGCTGCTGTACGGCCCGCCCGGAACCGGCAAGACGCTGATGGCGAAAGCCGTCGCAAACGAGACCAACGCCAACTTCATCTCGGTTCGCGGCCCGCAACTGCTATCGAAGTGGGTCGGCGAGTCGGAGAAGGCCATCCGACAGACCTTCCGGAAGGCCCGACAGGTCGCGCCGACCGTCATCTTCTTCGACGAACTCGACAGTCTCGCCCCCGGACGCGGCAGCGACACCGGGTCGAACGTCTCCGAGCGGGTCGTCAACCAACTGCTGACGGAGTTGGACGGCCTCGAAGAGATGGGCGACGTGATGGTCATCGGGGCGACGAACCGTCCGGACATGATAGATCCCGCGCTCATCCGGAGCGGGCGCTTCGACCGACTCGTGATGATAGGTGAACCGGACGTGGAGGGTCGAGAGCAGATTCTCCGCATCCACACCAAGGACACGCCGCTGTCGCCGGACGTGAGCCTCCGTGAACTCGCCGAAATCACCGAGGGCTACGTCGGCTCCGACCTCGAATCCATCGGCCGCGAGGCGGCGATTCAGGCACTTCGGGAGGACGACGACGCCGAAGCCGTCGAGATGCGACACTTCCGGCAGGCTCTGGAGTCGGTCCGGCCGACCATCACCGACGACATCCGGGAGTACTACGAACAGGTCGAAGACGAGTTCCGCGGTGGCGGCGCCGACACCGGCCGTCGACAGGGCGGCCGCATCGGTTTCCAATAG
- a CDS encoding inorganic phosphate transporter: protein MEALLVVGLLVAVFVGYNIGGANTAPAFGPAVGADIIPKAGAGLLMTVFFFVGGWTLGREVVETLGGEIVPAELFTTQASIIVLFFIGLALFISNFFGVPASTSMTAVGSIAGLGLATGNLNWVVMGQIVSWWVVAPIVAFWVSGVIGRYLYPYLNQWVAIAGTEGGPFRIERSGRIPTVRLAEGTTRRELTGTLLLVAIGCFMAFSSGASNVANAVGPLFGSGAITMNVGILLASAAVGLGAFTIARRTLDTMGNDLTQLPLTAAIVVAVVSSTLTAGLAAIGVPASFVIIATMSIVGLGWGRATRTTTARDAVRGEGEGANVSVGALAADDAATVGSTDTDGASARPMGEESPEDIPAASDLFDPETTGRVILMQNVVPAVATIGAFLVFRFTLVA from the coding sequence ATGGAAGCGTTGCTCGTCGTGGGCCTCCTCGTTGCGGTCTTCGTCGGCTACAACATCGGTGGTGCGAACACCGCCCCCGCGTTCGGACCTGCCGTCGGTGCCGATATCATCCCGAAGGCCGGTGCCGGACTGTTGATGACGGTGTTTTTCTTCGTCGGCGGCTGGACGCTCGGCCGTGAGGTCGTCGAGACGCTGGGCGGGGAAATCGTCCCTGCCGAACTGTTCACGACGCAGGCGAGCATCATCGTCCTCTTTTTCATCGGTCTGGCGCTGTTCATCTCGAACTTCTTCGGCGTCCCCGCCTCGACGTCGATGACCGCCGTCGGCTCCATTGCGGGACTCGGACTGGCGACCGGCAACCTCAACTGGGTCGTGATGGGCCAAATCGTCAGCTGGTGGGTCGTCGCCCCCATCGTCGCCTTCTGGGTCAGCGGCGTCATCGGCCGGTACCTCTATCCGTACCTCAACCAGTGGGTCGCCATCGCGGGCACGGAGGGCGGTCCGTTCCGAATCGAGCGTTCGGGCCGGATACCGACGGTTCGCCTCGCCGAGGGGACGACTCGCCGTGAACTCACAGGCACGCTGCTTCTCGTCGCAATCGGCTGTTTCATGGCGTTTTCCAGCGGGGCATCGAACGTCGCCAACGCCGTGGGTCCGCTGTTCGGCAGCGGCGCGATAACGATGAACGTCGGCATCCTGCTGGCGTCGGCCGCCGTCGGTCTCGGCGCGTTCACCATCGCCCGCCGGACGCTCGATACGATGGGCAACGACCTCACCCAACTTCCGCTGACCGCCGCCATCGTCGTCGCCGTCGTCTCCTCGACGCTGACGGCGGGGCTCGCCGCAATCGGCGTTCCCGCCAGTTTCGTCATCATCGCGACGATGTCCATCGTCGGTCTCGGGTGGGGTCGTGCGACGCGGACGACGACCGCTCGCGATGCGGTTCGCGGCGAGGGGGAGGGAGCGAACGTTTCCGTCGGGGCGCTGGCGGCCGACGACGCTGCGACCGTCGGAAGCACCGACACGGACGGCGCTTCGGCACGACCGATGGGCGAGGAAAGTCCCGAAGACATCCCCGCGGCATCGGACCTGTTCGACCCGGAGACGACGGGTCGTGTCATTCTGATGCAGAACGTCGTCCCCGCGGTCGCCACTATCGGGGCGTTTCTCGTATTCCGGTTCACGCTCGTGGCATGA
- a CDS encoding helix-turn-helix transcriptional regulator translates to MGDERRANEPAQLGDAPVVSDIDFLAGSRHRLRILNLLRGPDAMSRRNVRASVDASRATVRRTLEGLLSRGWVESTEDGYQVTAAGELVATEFTRLSETLRLTEEFAPLLEHVPPSSFDIEPEWLADAELTVSTAAEPYAPAQTQTETIRTADRFRGFLPAIELDGTELVHDRITNGAFTASIVLGPACADHIREEPFAELFREKLATGRFEAAIADGSLPFYLGLPDDERIEIGVADGEGIPRALVQSSNTAFREWGETTFERYERNAERLSKEDFDTESTD, encoded by the coding sequence ATGGGTGACGAACGACGTGCGAACGAGCCAGCCCAACTCGGTGACGCCCCCGTCGTGTCGGATATCGACTTCCTCGCCGGGTCGCGGCACCGCCTGCGGATACTGAACCTCCTGCGTGGACCGGACGCGATGAGCCGTCGGAACGTTCGTGCGTCCGTCGACGCCTCCCGTGCGACGGTTCGGCGGACGCTCGAAGGGCTCCTGAGCCGTGGTTGGGTCGAATCGACCGAGGACGGCTACCAGGTGACCGCGGCCGGTGAGCTCGTGGCGACGGAGTTCACTCGACTCTCGGAGACCCTCCGGCTCACCGAGGAGTTCGCGCCGCTGTTGGAACACGTCCCGCCGTCGTCGTTCGATATCGAGCCGGAGTGGCTCGCCGACGCCGAACTGACAGTGTCGACGGCAGCGGAACCGTACGCACCGGCACAGACCCAAACCGAGACGATACGGACCGCAGACCGGTTCCGGGGATTCCTGCCCGCAATCGAACTCGACGGAACGGAACTCGTCCACGACCGAATCACGAACGGGGCGTTCACCGCGAGCATCGTCCTCGGACCGGCGTGTGCCGACCACATAAGGGAGGAACCGTTCGCCGAACTGTTCCGCGAAAAGCTCGCTACCGGCCGATTCGAGGCGGCCATCGCCGACGGCTCGCTCCCGTTTTACCTCGGATTACCGGACGACGAACGAATCGAAATCGGCGTCGCAGACGGCGAGGGGATTCCGCGGGCGCTTGTGCAGTCGTCGAACACCGCGTTTCGTGAGTGGGGCGAAACGACGTTCGAACGCTACGAACGGAACGCCGAGCGCCTGTCGAAGGAGGACTTCGATACGGAGTCGACGGACTAG
- the pstB gene encoding phosphate ABC transporter ATP-binding protein PstB, whose translation MSRNESTADASSESLVEQGPTAGLESTDRGNGRTIISARDINVWYDQTQALKDISMEIPEQQVTALIGPSGCGKSTFLRCVNRMNDLIDAARVEGELQLRGKNVYDEDVDPVALRRKVGMVFQKPNPFPKTIRENVAYGLKIQGYDGDIDARVEESLKAAALWDEVKDQLDSSGLDLSGGQQQRLCIARAIAPDPEVVLMDEPASALDPVATSKIEDLIDDLASEYTVVIVTHNMQQAARISDKTAVFLTGGELVEFDDTEKVFENPDSDRVEDYITGKFG comes from the coding sequence ATGAGCCGGAACGAATCCACCGCCGACGCCTCGTCCGAATCGCTCGTCGAACAGGGACCGACCGCCGGCCTCGAATCGACCGACCGCGGGAACGGCCGGACCATCATCAGCGCCCGCGACATCAACGTCTGGTACGACCAGACCCAGGCGCTGAAGGACATCTCGATGGAGATACCCGAACAGCAAGTCACCGCACTCATCGGCCCCTCCGGGTGCGGGAAATCGACGTTCCTCCGGTGTGTAAACCGGATGAACGACCTCATCGACGCCGCCCGCGTCGAGGGGGAACTGCAACTCCGTGGCAAGAACGTCTACGACGAGGACGTCGACCCCGTCGCACTGCGCCGGAAGGTCGGCATGGTGTTCCAGAAACCGAACCCGTTCCCGAAGACGATTCGGGAGAACGTCGCCTACGGCCTGAAGATTCAGGGCTACGACGGCGACATCGACGCCCGCGTCGAGGAATCGCTGAAAGCCGCGGCGCTGTGGGACGAGGTGAAAGACCAACTGGATTCCTCGGGGCTGGACCTCTCCGGTGGCCAACAGCAGCGACTCTGTATCGCCCGGGCAATCGCCCCCGACCCGGAAGTCGTCCTCATGGACGAGCCAGCGTCGGCGCTGGACCCCGTCGCCACCTCGAAAATCGAAGACCTCATCGACGACCTCGCGTCCGAGTACACCGTCGTCATCGTCACCCACAACATGCAGCAAGCCGCCCGCATCTCCGATAAGACGGCCGTCTTCCTCACCGGCGGCGAGTTGGTCGAGTTCGACGACACCGAAAAAGTGTTCGAGAACCCCGACAGCGACCGCGTCGAGGACTACATCACCGGCAAGTTCGGATAA
- a CDS encoding A24 family peptidase, with protein sequence MSSLLFDFATGPDIIRLLAVPVFGWAAYRDIETRRVPNRTWLPLAVAGLLALAWDAWLVADAAAFEQRRFAVQVVLSVGLVAPLGYIFWRLGGFGGADAKAIMTLALLLPVYPAFFVGTGVYPPSGNQPPLGVFSLSILSNTVLVGLAYPFFLAGVNALRGAFTPAMFIGRAVAVDDILSEYGRLLETTEGFTRQGLDIDALRMYLRWRGVSFEAVRANPDRYRHPLPTERNDPGDGSIQSDERALTDGGSVADGLDSSEAAIRPFDAWGAERFLEEHSAYGTTPEELREGLEVLTEPDRQSVWITPGVPFIVPMFVGLLLALTFGDLLFVLLGLFGAA encoded by the coding sequence GTGTCGTCGCTGCTCTTCGATTTCGCGACCGGGCCCGACATCATCCGACTGCTGGCCGTTCCGGTGTTCGGGTGGGCCGCCTACCGCGACATCGAAACCAGACGGGTACCCAACCGGACGTGGCTTCCCCTCGCCGTCGCCGGCCTCCTCGCGCTGGCGTGGGACGCGTGGCTCGTGGCCGACGCCGCCGCCTTCGAACAGCGACGCTTCGCGGTACAGGTCGTCCTCTCGGTCGGCCTCGTCGCGCCGCTGGGGTACATCTTCTGGCGACTGGGTGGCTTCGGCGGCGCCGACGCCAAGGCCATCATGACGCTCGCGTTGCTGTTGCCCGTCTACCCGGCGTTTTTCGTCGGGACGGGCGTGTATCCGCCGTCCGGAAACCAACCGCCACTCGGCGTCTTCTCGCTGAGCATCCTCTCGAACACCGTTCTCGTCGGTCTCGCCTATCCGTTCTTCCTCGCGGGCGTGAACGCGCTCCGAGGCGCGTTCACGCCCGCGATGTTCATCGGCCGTGCCGTCGCCGTCGACGACATCCTCTCGGAGTACGGCCGTCTGCTCGAAACGACCGAAGGATTCACTCGGCAGGGACTCGATATCGACGCGCTCCGGATGTATCTCCGCTGGCGGGGCGTCTCCTTCGAGGCGGTTCGGGCGAACCCCGACCGGTATCGGCACCCGCTTCCGACCGAACGCAACGACCCCGGCGACGGCTCCATCCAGTCCGACGAGCGCGCGTTGACCGACGGCGGGAGCGTCGCCGACGGACTCGATTCTTCCGAGGCGGCGATTCGACCCTTCGACGCGTGGGGTGCCGAGCGGTTCCTCGAAGAACACAGCGCCTACGGGACGACGCCCGAGGAACTCCGGGAAGGGTTGGAAGTGCTCACCGAACCGGACCGGCAGTCGGTCTGGATTACCCCCGGTGTCCCGTTTATCGTCCCGATGTTCGTCGGCTTGCTGCTGGCGCTCACCTTCGGCGATTTGCTGTTCGTCCTCCTCGGGCTCTTCGGGGCGGCGTAG